The following proteins come from a genomic window of Achromobacter sp. AONIH1:
- a CDS encoding NRAMP family divalent metal transporter produces the protein MAGGPTKGWRMRDGRARARRRKPAPIGPPALGAGLITGAADDDPSGIATYSQAGAQFGYAMLWTMPLTLPLMVAIQLVSARIGCVTRRGLAANIKRDFPPIVLWAVVGLLLTANTLNLAADIAAMAQAVHLVAGGPVGLYAAGFGALSLTLQVYMRYQAYVRWLKWLTLALLAYVAVAFTVEVDWPALIRETALPGLALGHDALLMIVAVFGTTISPYLFFWQAALEMESGHDGRPRSGAGLRAQLRRIRADTLVGMTFSNLIGFFIILATAATLHADGGAAIQTSAQAAEALRPLAGDFCFALFCLGIVGTGLLAVPVLAGSAAYAVAEAAGWPGSLDARLDKGEGAAFYAIIGAATMGGVALCFTPLDPVAELFWAAVCNGVIALPIMSVMMLLASRPKVMGAHVIGPCLRLAGWSATGVMALVVVAMLATL, from the coding sequence ATGGCCGGTGGCCCGACCAAGGGCTGGAGAATGCGTGACGGGCGGGCTCGCGCGCGCCGGCGCAAGCCCGCGCCCATCGGCCCGCCCGCGCTGGGCGCCGGCCTGATCACCGGCGCGGCGGACGACGATCCCAGCGGCATCGCCACCTATTCCCAGGCCGGCGCGCAGTTCGGCTACGCGATGCTGTGGACCATGCCGCTGACGCTGCCGCTGATGGTCGCGATCCAGCTCGTCAGCGCGCGCATCGGCTGCGTTACGCGGCGCGGCCTGGCCGCCAACATCAAGCGCGATTTTCCGCCAATAGTGCTGTGGGCCGTGGTCGGACTGCTGCTGACGGCCAACACGCTCAACCTGGCCGCGGATATCGCCGCGATGGCGCAGGCGGTGCATCTGGTCGCGGGAGGGCCGGTAGGGCTGTATGCGGCGGGTTTCGGCGCGCTCAGCCTGACGCTGCAGGTGTACATGCGTTATCAGGCCTACGTGCGCTGGCTCAAATGGCTGACGCTGGCATTGCTGGCCTATGTCGCGGTCGCCTTCACCGTCGAGGTGGACTGGCCAGCCCTGATCCGCGAGACCGCCCTGCCCGGCCTGGCGCTCGGCCACGATGCGCTGCTGATGATCGTCGCGGTGTTCGGCACCACCATCAGTCCCTATCTGTTCTTCTGGCAGGCCGCCCTGGAGATGGAGTCCGGCCATGATGGGCGGCCGCGCTCCGGGGCCGGCCTGCGGGCACAGTTGCGGCGCATCCGCGCGGATACCCTGGTTGGCATGACTTTCTCGAACCTGATTGGCTTTTTCATCATTCTCGCCACCGCCGCCACGCTGCACGCGGACGGCGGCGCGGCTATCCAGACGTCCGCGCAAGCCGCCGAGGCGCTGCGGCCGCTGGCCGGGGACTTCTGCTTCGCGCTGTTCTGCCTGGGCATCGTGGGCACCGGCCTGCTGGCCGTGCCGGTGCTGGCGGGGTCGGCCGCCTATGCCGTGGCCGAGGCCGCCGGCTGGCCGGGCAGCCTGGACGCCCGTCTGGACAAGGGCGAGGGCGCGGCCTTCTACGCGATCATCGGCGCGGCCACCATGGGCGGAGTGGCGCTGTGCTTCACCCCGCTCGATCCGGTGGCGGAACTGTTCTGGGCGGCGGTGTGCAATGGCGTGATCGCGCTGCCCATCATGAGCGTGATGATGCTGCTGGCGTCGCGGCCCAAGGTCATGGGCGCGCATGTCATCGGTCCCTGCCTGCGCCTGGCGGGCTGGAGCGCCACGGGCGTCATGGCGCTCGTCGTCGTCGCCATGCTGGCCACGCTCTAG
- a CDS encoding universal stress protein: MFRRIAVHLDNGIDCRRRVEFALQMARPHDAHLTGIFASYMLPRYFYDEGGMWVRALDLVKELNTKGRMAVQAAFSEATAQAGVAASWRQGEDMPAECVVRHARHSDVLILGQENAGDVEAATGNDFVEQVLLSAGRPVIVLPTAGSFRNAGARVLYCWNQSRESARAIADAAPLLRGASALRALTLGHGAPADPDLRASFEDLAAYCASHGFPQLESEFRDAREAGIGDAILSAAADFGADLIVMGAYGHSRTRQWIMGGATRSLLEAMTLPVFFSH; encoded by the coding sequence ATGTTCCGCCGCATCGCCGTACATCTCGACAACGGCATCGACTGCCGCCGCCGCGTTGAATTCGCCCTGCAGATGGCTAGGCCGCACGATGCCCATCTCACCGGCATATTCGCCAGCTACATGCTGCCGCGCTACTTTTACGACGAAGGCGGCATGTGGGTCCGCGCGCTCGACCTCGTCAAGGAACTCAACACCAAGGGACGCATGGCAGTGCAGGCGGCGTTCAGCGAAGCCACGGCGCAGGCCGGCGTGGCCGCGTCCTGGCGCCAGGGCGAGGACATGCCCGCCGAGTGCGTCGTCCGGCACGCGCGTCATTCGGATGTGCTGATCCTGGGCCAGGAGAATGCCGGCGACGTGGAAGCCGCCACCGGCAACGACTTCGTTGAGCAGGTGCTGCTATCCGCCGGGCGTCCCGTCATCGTGCTGCCGACGGCGGGGTCCTTCCGCAACGCAGGCGCGCGGGTGCTGTACTGCTGGAACCAGAGCCGCGAGTCGGCCCGCGCGATCGCCGACGCGGCGCCCTTGCTGCGCGGCGCCAGCGCGCTGCGCGCCCTGACGCTGGGCCACGGGGCCCCGGCCGATCCGGATCTGCGGGCTTCCTTCGAAGACCTGGCCGCCTACTGCGCCAGCCACGGCTTTCCCCAGCTGGAGTCGGAGTTCCGCGACGCACGAGAGGCCGGCATCGGAGACGCCATCCTGAGCGCGGCCGCCGATTTCGGCGCGGACCTGATCGTCATGGGGGCATACGGACACAGCCGCACGCGCCAATGGATCATGGGAGGCGCCACGCGCTCGCTGTTGGAGGCGATGACCTTGCCGGTGTTTTTTTCTCACTAG
- a CDS encoding metal-sensing transcriptional repressor: protein MRDMEKTNPHHHHDAVAKRLKRAQGHLGSILQMMEAHRPCLDLAQQLHAVEKAISQAKKILIQDHIDHCLQDAVGDLDVDKQRTIDEFKEITKYL, encoded by the coding sequence ATGCGCGACATGGAAAAAACCAATCCCCACCACCATCACGATGCCGTCGCCAAGCGACTCAAGCGGGCACAAGGCCATCTGGGCAGCATCCTGCAGATGATGGAAGCGCATCGTCCCTGCCTTGATCTGGCCCAACAGCTGCATGCCGTCGAAAAGGCAATCTCGCAGGCCAAGAAGATCCTGATCCAGGACCACATCGATCATTGCCTGCAAGACGCCGTGGGCGATCTGGACGTGGACAAGCAGCGCACCATCGACGAATTCAAAGAGATCACCAAGTACCTCTAG
- a CDS encoding universal stress protein: protein MKNVLIPVDGSANSLRAVHYMIDHVREHGACNLHLLNVQPPIVSGTVLAFVSSDMIQEYYEDEARTALADARIALDKAGVMYQSGLRVGKIAEAIKAYAAEQQCDHIVMGSRGLGAAGSLMLGSVALKLLHIVHLPVVLVN from the coding sequence ATGAAGAATGTACTCATCCCGGTCGACGGATCCGCCAATTCGCTGCGCGCCGTGCACTACATGATCGACCATGTCCGCGAGCATGGCGCCTGCAACTTGCATCTGCTGAACGTGCAGCCGCCGATCGTCTCGGGCACGGTGCTTGCCTTTGTGTCGAGCGATATGATCCAGGAGTACTACGAGGACGAAGCCAGGACGGCGCTGGCCGATGCCCGGATCGCGCTGGACAAGGCAGGCGTCATGTATCAGTCGGGATTGCGGGTCGGCAAGATCGCCGAAGCCATCAAGGCCTACGCGGCCGAGCAACAGTGCGACCATATCGTGATGGGATCGCGCGGCCTGGGCGCGGCGGGCAGCCTCATGCTCGGGTCGGTGGCGCTCAAGCTGCTGCATATCGTCCATCTCCCCGTCGTGCTGGTCAACTAG
- a CDS encoding phosphoketolase, with protein MISVPSNNEVDRLHAYWRASNYLCAGMLYLRDNVLLRRPLEPAHIKPRILGHWGTCPGLSFTLTHLNRLIREHDLDLMFVCGPGHGAAAVLAHAYLDGHYSERYPECSQDEAGMTHLFRHFSAPHGIGSHCTPQLPGSIHEGGELGYSLSHAFGAAFDNPDLIVAAMVGDGEAETGALAASWQSARFLNPARDGAVLPILHLNGYKIANPALLARIPPAELQAFFEGHGYRPCFVAGDDPPAMHRKMARALGQCVAEIRAIQARARGGGGPARIRWPMIVLRTPKGWTGPRRVDGHAVENSWRSHQVPLADPAGRPQELQALEAWLRAYQPETLFDQEGRLAAGLRTLAPTGARRVSANPHADGGALRRPLALPGPDAYSLPVAAPGAADASPTQALGAYLRDVMRANPDRFRLFGPDETASNRLEAVYEASGKAWMVQRLEGDADGGHLAPDGRVMEILSEQTLQGWLEGYTLTGRHGLFATYEAFAHVIDSMFNQHAKWLDKARRLAPWRAPVPALNLLLTSVVWRQDHNGFSHQDPGFLDVAANKRPDVVRIYLPPDANCLLSVARHCLQSVGHVNVIVADKQAHPVYLDAAGAARHCRAGIGAWDWAGTFVQHEPDVVLACAGDIPTQEALAAVALLKSLFHGLKIRFVNVVDLFTLVPPAVHPHGLPDEAFDALFTADKPVIFNFHGYPALIHRLCYRRRNHAGFHVHGYREEGDLNTPFELAVLNGIDRYSLAMDVLERVPRLRGCAPAARERLLAQRDRQLAQARAEGLDPEEIRNGRWPDQGLENA; from the coding sequence ATGATTTCCGTGCCGTCCAACAATGAAGTGGACCGTCTGCACGCCTATTGGCGGGCCAGCAATTACCTGTGCGCCGGCATGCTGTACCTGCGCGACAACGTCCTGCTGCGCCGGCCGCTGGAGCCGGCGCACATCAAACCGCGGATCCTGGGGCACTGGGGCACGTGCCCCGGCCTGAGCTTCACGCTGACGCATCTGAACCGCCTCATCCGCGAGCACGACCTGGACCTGATGTTCGTGTGCGGCCCAGGACACGGCGCCGCGGCGGTGCTGGCCCATGCCTATCTCGACGGGCACTACTCGGAGCGCTATCCCGAATGCTCGCAGGACGAGGCCGGCATGACGCACCTGTTCCGGCACTTTTCGGCGCCGCACGGCATCGGTTCGCACTGCACGCCACAACTGCCCGGCTCGATCCACGAGGGCGGTGAGCTGGGCTACAGCCTGTCGCACGCGTTTGGGGCGGCCTTCGACAATCCCGACCTGATCGTCGCCGCGATGGTCGGGGACGGCGAGGCCGAAACCGGCGCGCTGGCCGCCTCCTGGCAATCGGCCAGGTTCCTGAACCCGGCGCGCGACGGCGCCGTGCTGCCCATCCTGCACCTGAACGGCTACAAGATCGCCAACCCTGCCCTGCTGGCGCGCATCCCTCCCGCGGAACTGCAGGCCTTCTTCGAGGGGCATGGCTATCGCCCCTGTTTCGTGGCTGGCGACGATCCGCCCGCCATGCACCGGAAGATGGCACGCGCGCTGGGCCAGTGCGTGGCGGAAATCCGGGCGATCCAGGCCCGCGCGCGCGGCGGCGGCGGACCGGCGAGGATTCGCTGGCCCATGATCGTGCTGCGCACGCCGAAAGGCTGGACCGGGCCTCGGCGGGTCGACGGCCATGCCGTGGAGAATTCCTGGCGCTCGCACCAGGTTCCGCTGGCCGACCCTGCCGGGCGGCCGCAGGAATTGCAGGCGCTGGAAGCCTGGCTGCGCGCCTACCAGCCCGAGACCCTGTTCGACCAGGAGGGCCGGCTGGCGGCCGGGCTGCGGACGCTGGCCCCGACCGGCGCGCGCCGCGTCAGCGCCAACCCGCATGCCGATGGCGGGGCATTGCGGCGTCCGCTCGCGCTGCCCGGGCCGGACGCATACAGCCTGCCGGTCGCCGCGCCCGGCGCCGCCGACGCGTCGCCCACGCAGGCGCTGGGCGCCTATCTGCGGGACGTGATGCGCGCAAATCCGGACCGCTTCCGGCTGTTCGGCCCCGACGAGACCGCCAGCAACCGCCTGGAGGCGGTCTATGAAGCCAGCGGCAAGGCCTGGATGGTCCAGCGGCTGGAGGGCGATGCCGACGGCGGCCACCTCGCCCCGGACGGGCGCGTCATGGAAATCCTCAGCGAGCAGACGCTGCAAGGCTGGCTCGAAGGCTACACGCTGACCGGCAGGCACGGCCTGTTCGCCACCTACGAGGCCTTCGCGCACGTCATCGATTCGATGTTCAACCAGCACGCGAAGTGGCTGGACAAGGCCCGGCGGCTGGCGCCGTGGCGCGCCCCGGTTCCGGCGCTGAACCTGCTGCTCACCTCGGTCGTCTGGCGCCAGGACCATAACGGCTTCAGCCATCAGGATCCAGGCTTCCTGGACGTGGCGGCCAACAAGCGGCCCGACGTGGTGCGCATCTATCTGCCGCCGGACGCCAATTGCCTGCTGAGCGTGGCCCGGCATTGCCTGCAGTCGGTCGGCCATGTCAACGTAATCGTGGCCGACAAGCAGGCGCACCCCGTCTACCTCGACGCGGCCGGGGCGGCGCGCCATTGCCGGGCCGGCATCGGCGCCTGGGATTGGGCGGGCACGTTCGTGCAGCACGAGCCCGATGTGGTGCTGGCCTGCGCCGGCGACATTCCCACGCAGGAAGCGCTGGCCGCGGTCGCATTGCTCAAGTCCCTGTTTCACGGCCTGAAGATCCGCTTCGTCAACGTGGTCGATCTTTTCACGCTGGTGCCGCCGGCCGTGCATCCGCATGGCCTGCCGGACGAGGCGTTCGACGCGCTGTTCACGGCGGACAAGCCGGTGATCTTCAATTTCCATGGCTATCCCGCGCTGATCCACCGGCTGTGCTACCGCCGGCGCAACCATGCCGGCTTTCACGTGCATGGCTATCGTGAAGAGGGAGACCTGAATACGCCGTTCGAACTCGCGGTGCTCAACGGCATCGACCGCTACAGCCTGGCGATGGATGTGCTCGAGCGCGTGCCGCGCCTGCGTGGCTGCGCCCCGGCCGCCCGCGAGCGCCTGCTTGCGCAGCGCGACCGGCAGCTGGCCCAGGCGCGCGCCGAAGGCCTGGATCCGGAAGAGATTCGCAATGGCCGGTGGCCCGACCAAGGGCTGGAGAATGCGTGA
- a CDS encoding zinc-dependent alcohol dehydrogenase family protein, with the protein MRAMSQRAPGAPLSLERLPTPRPGPGQVLLKVEACAVCRTDLHVVDGELPGLRYPVTPGHEVIGIVEETGEGVDPRLAGRRAGAAWLAWTCGRCAFCLTGRENLCDAAAFTGYTRDGGFASHMLAETAYVYPLPQAGPAESMAPWMCAGLIGWRALRAAGDARRLGVYGFGSAGQALAQICAWQHRRLHAYTRPGDAVAQLHARTLGAAWAGDSGVDPPEPLDAAIIFAPVGELVPMALRAVRKGGCVVCGGIHMTDIPAFPYRLLWGERKLVSVANLTRADAREFLALAPAAGIHCDVRTYPLEQANDALDDLRQGRLQATAVLIP; encoded by the coding sequence ATGAGAGCCATGTCGCAACGGGCGCCTGGCGCGCCCCTCAGCCTGGAACGGTTGCCCACGCCCCGGCCCGGCCCCGGCCAGGTGCTGCTGAAGGTCGAGGCATGCGCCGTCTGCCGCACGGATCTGCACGTGGTGGACGGCGAGCTGCCGGGCCTGCGGTATCCGGTCACGCCCGGACACGAGGTGATCGGCATCGTCGAGGAGACAGGCGAGGGCGTCGACCCGCGCCTGGCCGGCCGCCGCGCCGGCGCCGCCTGGCTGGCCTGGACTTGCGGCCGCTGCGCGTTCTGCCTGACCGGACGCGAGAACCTCTGCGATGCGGCGGCGTTCACCGGTTATACGCGCGACGGCGGCTTTGCGTCGCACATGCTGGCCGAAACCGCATATGTGTATCCGCTGCCGCAGGCCGGTCCGGCCGAATCCATGGCGCCGTGGATGTGCGCCGGCCTGATCGGCTGGCGCGCGCTGCGAGCGGCTGGCGACGCCCGCCGCCTGGGCGTGTACGGGTTCGGCTCGGCCGGGCAGGCGCTGGCGCAAATCTGCGCCTGGCAACATCGCCGTCTGCATGCCTACACCCGACCCGGCGACGCCGTCGCCCAGTTGCACGCGCGCACGCTGGGCGCGGCCTGGGCCGGCGACAGCGGCGTCGACCCGCCGGAACCCCTGGACGCGGCCATCATCTTCGCGCCCGTCGGCGAGCTTGTACCCATGGCCTTGCGGGCCGTCCGCAAGGGCGGATGCGTCGTGTGCGGCGGCATACACATGACGGACATTCCCGCATTTCCGTACCGCCTGCTGTGGGGCGAGCGCAAGCTGGTGTCCGTGGCCAACCTGACGCGGGCCGACGCCCGCGAATTCCTGGCGCTGGCCCCGGCGGCGGGCATACATTGCGACGTCCGGACCTATCCGCTCGAACAGGCCAACGACGCCCTGGATGACCTGCGGCAGGGGCGCCTGCAGGCCACCGCTGTGCTGATTCCCTGA
- a CDS encoding CHAD domain-containing protein: MHTGLEAVAATWFGEIWSRAHRLGEGRAAVADAGPDLIHDLRIYVRRLCALSDLLPRPPGARPMRRALRKEVAWAMQPLSRARDWDVFTMEVLPQLCDADPDIDPQASAARARARSEIAHDEMYANLQTERFQAMLRLLRERSAEIPAAMAERAPRSLYRALGRRLEGWDAALRARLDNAADQGPRRQHAARIRVKRLRYASEALLLLSPSRKLERYVKALADVQGALGSAQDFRTAAALGRDVCVSLSTGRLAGRQGDKAALRLLRRAGDGLRSASRRLLRRPSFWAQASRGRVARRLGPAGAEAPRATA, encoded by the coding sequence TTGCACACGGGGCTGGAAGCCGTCGCCGCCACCTGGTTCGGCGAAATCTGGAGCCGCGCGCATCGGTTGGGCGAGGGCCGGGCCGCCGTGGCGGACGCCGGCCCGGATCTCATCCATGATCTGCGGATCTACGTGCGCCGGCTGTGCGCGCTGTCCGACCTGCTGCCACGGCCGCCAGGCGCGCGCCCCATGCGTCGCGCGCTGCGCAAGGAAGTGGCCTGGGCCATGCAGCCGCTGTCGCGGGCGCGCGATTGGGACGTCTTCACGATGGAAGTGCTGCCGCAGCTCTGCGATGCCGATCCGGATATCGATCCGCAAGCCTCGGCCGCGCGGGCCCGCGCCCGCTCCGAGATCGCGCACGACGAGATGTACGCCAACCTGCAGACCGAACGCTTCCAGGCCATGCTGCGCCTGCTCCGGGAACGCAGCGCGGAGATCCCCGCCGCCATGGCCGAGCGCGCGCCCCGGTCGCTGTATCGCGCGCTCGGCCGCCGCCTCGAGGGTTGGGACGCGGCGCTGCGCGCGCGCCTGGATAACGCCGCCGACCAGGGGCCGCGGCGCCAGCATGCGGCGCGGATCCGCGTCAAACGCCTGCGCTATGCCAGCGAGGCGCTGTTGCTGCTCAGTCCATCCCGCAAGCTCGAGCGCTACGTCAAGGCCCTGGCCGACGTGCAAGGCGCGCTGGGCAGCGCGCAGGACTTCCGTACAGCCGCCGCGCTGGGGCGCGATGTGTGTGTCAGCCTGTCGACCGGCAGGCTGGCGGGTCGACAAGGCGACAAAGCGGCCCTGCGATTGCTGCGCAGGGCCGGCGATGGCCTGCGCTCAGCCAGCCGGCGCCTGCTGCGGCGGCCGTCTTTCTGGGCGCAGGCCAGCCGCGGACGGGTGGCCCGACGCCTCGGGCCCGCTGGCGCCGAAGCGCCGCGCGCCACCGCGTGA
- a CDS encoding nickel/cobalt efflux transporter — protein sequence MLSFAKLLAQGASHAWLFIPSAILLGALHGLEPGHSKTMMAAFIVAIRGTVWQAVLLGVTATISHTLIVWGIGLGGMYLWRGVAAEALEPYFQLASGAVIVLIAAWMFWRTWREQHGDAHDHSHHNHEHDGHTHGLERYEVDTGHGRVALEVFEDGVPPRWRLTNLRGSHCQAEDVTLTTERTDGRQQVFLFVQKDGYLESLEQVPEPHEFIARLALTHGGRVHSYDVAFLEPDNHQHDHIHEPLRGLDVAAEQYQDAHQLAHANDIRRRFANRNVTNWQIALFGLTGGLIPCPAAITVLLLCLQLKEFTLGAVLVLCFSIGLAITLVTVGAVAALSVRHVTQRAPWFSAIARRAPYLSSVLIIAVGIYVGAHGWLGLPSA from the coding sequence ATGTTGTCGTTTGCCAAGCTGCTTGCCCAGGGTGCATCGCACGCCTGGCTCTTCATTCCCAGCGCCATCCTGCTGGGCGCCCTGCACGGCCTGGAGCCCGGCCATTCCAAGACGATGATGGCCGCCTTCATCGTCGCGATCCGGGGGACGGTGTGGCAGGCCGTGCTGCTGGGCGTCACCGCGACCATTTCGCACACGCTGATCGTGTGGGGCATCGGACTGGGCGGCATGTATTTATGGCGAGGCGTGGCTGCCGAGGCGTTGGAGCCTTACTTCCAGCTGGCCTCGGGCGCGGTCATCGTGCTGATCGCGGCCTGGATGTTCTGGCGAACCTGGCGGGAACAGCATGGCGACGCGCACGACCACTCCCATCACAATCATGAGCACGACGGGCACACCCACGGTCTGGAGCGATACGAGGTCGACACCGGGCACGGCCGCGTCGCCCTCGAAGTGTTCGAGGACGGCGTACCTCCTCGGTGGCGTCTGACCAACCTGCGAGGGAGTCACTGTCAGGCAGAGGATGTGACGCTGACAACCGAACGAACCGATGGCCGTCAGCAGGTGTTCCTGTTCGTGCAGAAGGATGGCTACCTGGAGTCACTGGAACAGGTACCGGAACCTCATGAGTTCATTGCACGCCTGGCGTTGACTCACGGTGGCCGCGTCCACAGCTATGACGTCGCGTTCCTGGAGCCAGATAACCACCAGCACGATCACATTCACGAACCGTTGCGCGGATTGGATGTCGCGGCTGAGCAATACCAGGACGCCCACCAGCTGGCGCATGCCAACGACATCCGTCGGCGATTCGCGAACCGGAATGTGACCAACTGGCAGATCGCTTTGTTCGGACTGACGGGAGGTCTTATTCCCTGCCCTGCGGCCATCACCGTGTTGCTCCTGTGTTTGCAGTTAAAGGAGTTCACCTTAGGGGCTGTGCTGGTGTTGTGCTTCTCGATCGGGCTCGCCATCACCCTGGTTACTGTTGGGGCAGTTGCGGCGCTTAGCGTGCGGCACGTTACCCAGCGTGCTCCCTGGTTCAGTGCAATAGCTCGGCGGGCTCCCTACCTGTCCAGTGTGCTGATCATCGCAGTCGGCATTTACGTTGGCGCCCATGGATGGCTTGGACTGCCTTCCGCCTAG
- a CDS encoding adenosylcobalamin-dependent ribonucleoside-diphosphate reductase yields the protein MTEPGDISDLVYADRYAWPGESLRIDTYRRVAIALAAREAGPERERHAALFLENFLAGAIGAGRIMANAGAADGDGDGGATMVNCFVQPAIDPGLGWPQGLDAALARAVRTMSMGGGVGYDFSPVPPADSGAGRGGACAVIDRYDQACQALATPARRRRGAQMGVLACDHPDLPAFLHAKAGRRRWPTLNLSVALSDRFLRAVENDEAWTLRHACPPAGGQASQRGVRGDHGTWPYARLPARRLWEALTAAACRDAEPGVLFVDTINALNPLRDSERLSATNPCGEQPLPPHGSCVLGPINASRFVRNPFGVNGPPGFDFSELGRRVRIQVRLLDNVLDLTRWPLPEQAAEAQAKRRIGVGLSGLGDALLMLRLDYGSPAARVFAARIARCIRDQAYLASAGLAAERGVFPAYAPRPYLEPRAGWPPLPPAVQAAIRRHGLRNSHLVSFAPTGSVSIAFFDNCSTGIEPAHAWQYRRRLRIGEAPARNVVAQNPAWRLWRRLHGDGDELPPYFRRAADIAPSAHIAMLAALQPWVDAAISKTVPLPPECTAAEVGALFLQAWRLGVKGLTVFRPDPRMPAVLEPARHEGQTGPAAPAAA from the coding sequence ATGACCGAGCCTGGGGATATTTCGGATCTGGTCTATGCGGACCGCTACGCGTGGCCAGGCGAGTCGTTGCGGATCGATACGTACCGCCGGGTGGCAATCGCGCTGGCGGCGCGGGAGGCCGGACCGGAGCGGGAGCGCCACGCCGCCCTCTTCCTGGAAAATTTCCTCGCCGGCGCGATCGGCGCGGGGCGCATCATGGCCAATGCCGGCGCCGCAGACGGCGACGGTGACGGCGGGGCCACTATGGTGAACTGCTTCGTCCAGCCTGCCATCGATCCCGGCCTGGGCTGGCCGCAAGGCCTGGATGCGGCGCTGGCCCGCGCCGTGCGCACGATGTCCATGGGCGGTGGTGTCGGCTATGACTTCAGCCCTGTGCCGCCCGCGGACTCCGGCGCGGGTCGGGGCGGCGCATGCGCCGTCATCGACCGCTACGACCAGGCCTGCCAGGCCCTGGCCACGCCGGCCAGGCGCCGGCGGGGCGCGCAGATGGGCGTGCTGGCCTGCGATCATCCCGACCTGCCCGCCTTCCTGCACGCCAAGGCCGGACGGCGCCGCTGGCCGACCCTGAACCTGTCGGTCGCGCTGAGCGACCGCTTCCTGCGGGCCGTGGAGAACGACGAGGCGTGGACCCTGCGCCATGCCTGCCCGCCGGCGGGCGGACAGGCATCACAGCGAGGCGTGCGTGGCGACCATGGAACATGGCCCTATGCCCGCCTGCCGGCGCGGCGGCTGTGGGAGGCGCTGACCGCCGCGGCCTGCCGGGACGCTGAACCGGGGGTGCTGTTCGTGGACACGATCAATGCGCTGAATCCGCTGCGCGACAGCGAACGCCTGTCGGCCACCAACCCTTGCGGCGAGCAACCCCTGCCGCCCCATGGGAGCTGCGTGCTCGGGCCGATCAATGCGTCGCGCTTCGTGCGCAATCCGTTCGGCGTGAACGGACCGCCCGGCTTCGATTTCAGCGAGCTGGGACGACGCGTGCGGATACAGGTGCGCCTGTTGGACAACGTGCTGGACCTGACCCGCTGGCCTTTGCCGGAACAGGCGGCCGAGGCCCAGGCCAAGCGCCGTATCGGCGTGGGACTGTCCGGGCTTGGGGATGCGCTGCTGATGCTGCGGTTGGACTATGGCTCGCCGGCCGCGCGCGTGTTCGCCGCGCGGATCGCTCGCTGCATCCGCGACCAGGCCTATCTGGCGTCGGCCGGGCTGGCGGCTGAACGCGGCGTGTTTCCCGCCTATGCGCCAAGACCGTATCTGGAGCCCAGGGCCGGATGGCCACCCCTGCCGCCCGCCGTGCAGGCCGCCATCCGGCGGCACGGCCTCAGGAACAGCCATCTGGTTTCGTTCGCGCCCACGGGCAGCGTCAGCATTGCCTTCTTCGACAATTGCTCGACCGGCATCGAGCCGGCCCACGCGTGGCAGTATCGCCGCCGGCTGCGCATCGGCGAGGCCCCGGCGCGCAACGTGGTGGCGCAGAATCCCGCATGGCGGCTCTGGCGCCGGTTGCATGGCGATGGCGACGAACTGCCGCCCTACTTCCGCCGCGCGGCCGATATCGCCCCATCCGCGCATATCGCCATGCTGGCGGCGCTGCAGCCCTGGGTGGATGCCGCGATTTCGAAGACGGTGCCGCTGCCGCCCGAGTGCACGGCGGCAGAGGTCGGCGCGCTGTTCCTGCAAGCCTGGCGCCTGGGAGTGAAAGGTCTGACGGTGTTCCGGCCGGATCCCCGGATGCCGGCGGTGCTGGAGCCGGCCCGGCACGAAGGGCAGACAGGCCCGGCGGCTCCCGCGGCCGCCTGA